From the genome of Silurus meridionalis isolate SWU-2019-XX chromosome 20, ASM1480568v1, whole genome shotgun sequence, one region includes:
- the bace2 gene encoding beta-secretase 2 produces the protein MMIVRGLPLLCLCFWSSQSLYRVPLKMMSGKLDSSVLLELSALQRNRSASGDSGLSLASDPAGNVNFLSMVENLDGDSGRGYYLQMVIGTPGQKLNILVDTGSSNFAVAAAPHPYISSYFNRALSSTYRTSGKSVSVKYTQGDWQGELGSDVITIPQGPNGTIEINIAAILTSDGFFLPGINWQGILGLAYPLLARPDPSVEPFFDSLVKQTGIPDVFSLQMCGAGISASTATNPADGSLIMGGLEPTLYRGSMWYTPVLQEWYYQVEVLKLEVGGRNLNLNCKEYNFDKAIVDSGTTLLRLPVKVFDSVVEAITQMSMIQDFSSGFFSGTKLACWMKGESPWEFFPKISVYLRATNTSQSFCLTILPQLYIQLVADIDGTLNCFRFGISSSKNGLVIGATVMEGFYVAFDRAHKRVGFAVSTCAEKNGVPVAEITGPFLADGVASGCADGLLLQEPLMWVVAYTLMALCTMVLLILIALIVVPCRRRQHEGEITDESSLVRNRIK, from the exons CGGAGCGCATCTGGAGACTCCGGCCTCTCTCTCGCTTCAGACCCTGCTGGCAATGTCAACTTCTTGAGCATGGTAGAGAATTTGGATGGAGACTCAGGTCGGGGTTATTACCTGCAAATGGTTATCGGGACGCCAGGCCAGAAA TTGAACATCTTGGTGGACACAGGAAGCAGTAACTTTGCTGTAGCTGCTGCACCACATCCCTACATCTCATCCTACTTCAACAGAGCACT ctccagcacgTACAGAACAAGTGGCAAGTCTGTGTCAGTCAAATACACTCAAGGTGATTGGCAGGGAGAGCTGGGCTCAGACGTCATCACGATCCCTCAAGGTCCCAACGGCACCATCGAGATCAACATCGCTGCTATCTTAACCTCAGATGGCTTCTTTCTCCCTGGCATCAACTGGCAGGGCATCTTGGGACTGGCATACCCCTTACTGGCTCGG CCCGACCCATCGGTGGAGCCCTTTTTCGACTCGCTAGTGAAGCAGACAGGCATCCCAGATGTTTTCTCTCTCCAGATGTGCGGAGCAGGAATCTCCGCCAGCACCGCCACCAACCCAGCAGATGGTAGTTTG ATCATGGGAGGACTCGAGCCAACGCTGTACCGAGGCTCAATGTGGTATACACCTGTTCTGCAAGAGTGGTACTACCAAGTGGAGGTCTTGAAACTGGAAGTTGGTGGCAGAAATCTAAACTTGAACTGCAAAGAG TATAATTTCGATAAAGCCATTGTGGACAGCGGGACAACATTACTACGGCTTCCTGTGAAAGTATTTGATTCTGTCGTCGAGGCCATCACACAAATGTCAATG ATCCAGGATTTTTCCTCAGGTTTCTTTTCTGGGACCAAGTTGGCATGCTGGATGAAAGGGGAGTCACCATGGGAATTCTTCCCTAAAATCTCAGTCTACCTCAGAGCGACCAACACTAGCCAGTCATTTTGCCTCACAATTCTTCCACAG CTCTACATCCAACTGGTCGCAGACATAGACGGCACACTGAATTGTTTCCGGTTTGGCATCTCCTCCTCCAAGAATGGGCTGGTGATCGGTGCAACAGTCATGGAGGGTTTCTATGTGGCCTTCGACCGCGCCCATAAGAGGGTCGGATTTGCCGTGAGCACATGCGCTG AGAAGAACGGCGTCCCCGTGGCGGAGATAACAGGGCCGTTCCTAGCTGACGGTGTGGCATCGGGTTGTGCAGACGGCCTTCTACTGCAGGAGCCTTTAATGTGGGTGGTGGCCTACACCCTGATGGCACTGTGCACAATGGTACTGCTCATCCTCATCGCACTGATCGTCGTGCCGTGCCGGCGGCGTCAGCACGAGGGGGAAATCACAGACGAGTCCTCGCTAGTACGAAATCGCATCAAATGA